CCAGGATTAAACCCGCTTGGGGGTTGTCCTGATGGCGCAATAGCTATTAGCCGTTTTTCATCCGCCTGGAAGCCAGCCTTTTGAAGTATCGCCCAAAACACTTGTACTTTGCGATATGTTCGCGTTTTCTCGCTACCTGCATTCATTTTTTTGATTTCTTCCAAGGGCAAGAGCTCAACACTCATAAAGCGGCGAATATAATCCGATGTGGCACGGTTATCTTGATTAATTAGGCTTGCCAAGATATTCTGTGCCGTATCAGGTTGTTCGTAAAAATTCAGTTTCAAAGGCTTGGACGGAGTAGCGGCTTTAGGGGTCAGCGCATAAACAACACAACGGTCAGGATTGGCACTTCTCAGAGATTTGCTGCCGTCCTGCGGGTTATCGTTTGCATATTCGCCATTAATGTCAAAAATTAGTTGCCCTACGTTGCTGTGTTGCGCAGTAGCATCAAGAATACTCTGGGCAATAAGTTTCACGACGTTGGATTTACCAAGACGAGTTTTCCCAAACATCGCCGTTCGAGACGCAAGAAAATCTCTTGGGGACACATAAACTGGAACTTGTAGGATTGGTTTGTCTGGCAAAGGCAGTCGACATTCTGTCAGTCGCAAAGTGCCTATCTTGAATCTCTTGTCTTGCGAGACAAGTGAATTTATGACCAGATCCAAAATAGCAGCGTCAGGCGCATAGACGCGATATTTGTGAGCGCTGACGAAATTGTTCATGTCTCCTGAAAACTCTACTGCATCTTGTTTCTCTGGGTGGGGATAGAACATTCCGAGCACTTCCGTATTTAATGCTCCCCACTGTAGTTCGGACTGTGTGAAAATGTCGAGTTCTGGCATTGACTTTTTTTGTAACTCAAAATATGTCTGCTGTGTCTCTTTACTCAATGGCGTAGGAGCCGCATCCAGAACACGCAGGAGCGTGAAGTGGGGAGTGGCTATTCTCTCTTGTTTTGCGGGTGTCATTATTAGCAACGAATTGCGCGGTATACCGCCAACTGCAACTTTATAAGGGTCGGACGTAATTATCGTGACAGTGTTATAGTTTATATCAAGGACATAGCCCACAAATCGCATCTCATCGTATTTCTTGGCAACCTCATTAGCCTGTTCTCTGTCAAGAAAGTCTTTGAGAACTCGTAAAGGATGATGCTGTTGAGCCGCGCTGTTGAAAAAGTCTTTCATAGTCTCATTCCACCTTCGACTGGGTAGGATGTGACAAGCACTTCTCCAGAATCGGACGTAAGAATGCCAGGCATCTTGCCTGTTCCACGAGGAATTCTTAGCACGTGGTTTCCTTTAAGTAGTCGCAATATGTCTTCATGAGACGAAATAGTCATTGCCCATCTCACACCACGTGATTTTGCGTATTGAACGGAATCTGCTAGTCTTTCGTAATCATTATATCTGAATTGATGCCAAACGTAATGGCTATTTGAGCATTCTTTGTGGCCAGGGCGATAAGGAGGATCAAGGAAAATGAAATCGCCTTTTTGCGTTTGATCAATAATGGGCTGAAAGTCTGCACATTTCAGAGATACTCCGCGTAATACAGTAGCACAAAATACAAGATCTTCTTCAGTAATCACCCATCGGCGCTCCTGTCCACCGTATCCGACATTGAAACACCCATCCCGATTATGCCGCCACATTCCTTTGAAGCATGTACGATTGAGGTAGAGTGTTCTAGCAGCTCGCTGAATAAGTGTCTTGGGCTCATATTCATCTCGGATATGATGATAATCCGATTTTGTACTCCCAAAGCTACAATAAGTAGCCCAAACTTTTCTCGGAGCATACTTTATAGCTCGATACAGGTCAATTAACTCTGGATTTACATCTGAAAGGATTGCCCGTTTAGGTTGCAGATA
The window above is part of the Candidatus Roseilinea sp. genome. Proteins encoded here:
- a CDS encoding site-specific DNA-methyltransferase (adenine-specific); its protein translation is MTVNQKLLIRYPGGKRRLLVFLQDFLPNLSDIEGRYIEPFVGSAAVFFYLQPKRAILSDVNPELIDLYRAIKYAPRKVWATYCSFGSTKSDYHHIRDEYEPKTLIQRAARTLYLNRTCFKGMWRHNRDGCFNVGYGGQERRWVITEEDLVFCATVLRGVSLKCADFQPIIDQTQKGDFIFLDPPYRPGHKECSNSHYVWHQFRYNDYERLADSVQYAKSRGVRWAMTISSHEDILRLLKGNHVLRIPRGTGKMPGILTSDSGEVLVTSYPVEGGMRL